In Helianthus annuus cultivar XRQ/B chromosome 8, HanXRQr2.0-SUNRISE, whole genome shotgun sequence, a single genomic region encodes these proteins:
- the LOC118480976 gene encoding uncharacterized protein LOC118480976, giving the protein MVGVPRHIAEHRLNVSEDAKPVVHAKRHLGDIKHDAMKEQVLELLNAGIIREVRYQTWVASPVMVKKPNGSWRMCVDYKDLNKACPRDCYALPDIDEKIDSLATFRWKCFLDCYKGYHQVQMAVQDEDKTAFRTPTGLYCYTKMPFGLKNAGATYQRLMNETFSDAIGKYIEVYMDDLVIMSKEESAMLANIQKTFNTLRSVSIKLNPAKCSFGMEEGKFLGFIVTKDGFKVNPEKVQAIERMPSPANVKDMQKLAGRLAALNRFLANHAAKSFPFIKTLPSDKAVGAVLLVDRQGVQTPVYYVSITLTDPETRYAIMEKLVLALIHASRRLRRYFANHVIHVLTNYNIGNILARPEISGRLAKWAIELGGHNVVFRPRPSIKGQVLADFMTEVPDDKDRECKAMEKAEKKQTEEPWLLYTDGASNEDGAGAGLRLVSPDKHEFTYAIRLDFKSTNNEAEYEAFLAGLRLAIKIGVRHIEAHVDSMLVAGQINGQYEAKGDIMALYLNQARTLLQTFYSYKVHHINRSENKPADALSELASTSFQHLAKDVRIEVLSNPSVPLREVSVIQTGTTSWMTPIIMYLQSGILPENKAEARKIQYKSEHYQMADGILYRKSYLGPLLRCVDADDANYLIREVHEGICGIHAGPRMVVAKVMNAGYYWPGMHLDAVKELRKCSGCQRHAPKTMRPKNELVPVTTAWPFQQWGIDMVGPFPEAPGAVKFIIVAVDYFTKWVEAKALASTTSAVVKRFIWEQIICRFGLPLRIITDNDTNFAADDLERW; this is encoded by the exons atggttggtgttccacggcaTATAGCGGAACACCGGCTAAATGTCTCAGAGGATGCAAAGCCAGTAGTGCATGCTAAACGACATCTGGGAGACATCAAACACGATGCAATGAAAGAACAAGTGTTAGAACTGCTAAACGCAGGAATCATCAGGGAAGTCCGGTACCAAACGTGGGTAGCAAGCCCAGTAATGGTAAAGAAACCGAATGGTAgttggagaatgtgtgtcgactacaaggatctgaacaaagcatgtcccCGTGACTGCTACGCTTTGCCAGACATAGACGAGAAAATAGATTCTTTGGCAACGTTTCGGTGGAAATGTTTtctggattgctacaaaggataccaccAGGTCCAGATGGCTGTTCAAGACGAGgataaaaccgcattccgcacgccAACGGGGCTATATTGCTACACCAAGATGCCGTTCGGCTTAAAGAATGCAGGTGCTACGTATCAACGGTTGATGAACGAAACATTCAGTGACGCCATCGGTAAATACATAGAGGTATACATGGATGATCTGGTAATCATGAGCAAGGAGGAGAGCGCGATGCTGGCAAATATTCAGAAAACCTTCAacacgctgcgcagcgtgagCATCAAACTGAATCCAGCAAAGTGCTCATTCGGAATGGAGGAAGGAAAGTTTTTGGGCTTCATAGTCACTAAAGATGGTTTTAAGGTGAACCCAGAAAAGGTCCAGGCCATAGAGAGGATGCCTTCACCAGCAAACGTCAAAGACATGCAAAAGCTCGCAGGACGATTGGCAGCACTCAATCGATTCCTAGCCAACCACGCAGCAAAATCCTTCCCATTCATCAAGACCTTAC CTTCCGACAAGGCCGTCGGAGCCGTATTGCTGGTCGATCGACAGGGTGTCCAAACACCTGTGTATTACGTGTCCATAACCTTAACCGACCCAGAAACCAGATACGCAATCATGGAAAAGCTTGTCCTTGCATTGATTCACGCGTCAAGAAGGCTGCGCAGATATTTCGCCAATCACGTCATCCACGTGTTAACAAATTACAATATTGGGAATATCCTAGCAAGGCCGGAAATATCAGGAAGGTTGGCCAAATGGGCGATAGAGCTAGGGGGACACAACGTAGTCTTCAGACCACGACCGTCGATCAAAGGCCAAGTTTTGGCAGACTTCATGACGGAAGTCCCGGACGACAAAGACAGAGAGTGTAAGGCAATGGAGAAAGCGGAGAAAAAACAAACCGAAGAGCCATGGCTGTTGTATACAGACGGTGCATCCAACGAAGATGGGGCAGGCGCGGGGCTACGGCTAGTAAGCCCTGACAAACACGAGTTCACTTACGCCATACGCCTAGACTTCaagagcacaaataacgaggcagagtacGAAGCCTTTCTGGCCGGCTTGCGTTTGGCAATCAAAATAGGAGTCCGACACATTGAGGCACATGTGGACTCCATGTTAGTTGCAGGCCAAATCAATGGTCAATACGAAGCCAAGGGCGACATAATGGCACTCTATCTCAACCAAGCAAGGACGTTGCTGCAAACCTTCTATTCttacaaggtgcaccacataaaCCGCAGTGAAAACAAGCCGGCAGACGCCTTAAGCGAGCTTGCGTCGACAAGTTTCCAGCACCTAGCCAAAGACGTACGCATAGAAGTTTTAAGCAACCCGTCTGTTCCACTAAGAGAAGTCAGCGTCATCCAAACAGGAACCACGTCCTGGATGACACCCATAATCATGTACTTACAGTCCGGGATACTTCCAGAAAATAAAGCTGAGGCGCGGAAAATCCAGTATAAATCAGAACATTACCAGATGGCAGACGGGATACTGTACCGAAAGTCATATCTCGGCCCGCTGCTAAGATGTGTTGACGCCGACGACGCAAATTATCTGATCCGGGAAGTACATGAAGGCATCTGCGGCATCCACGCCGGGCCGCGCATGGTAGTGGCAAAAGTAATGaacgccggttactactggcccgGAATGCACCTCGATGCCGTGAAGGAATTAAGAAAGTGCAGCGGCTGCCAACGGCATGCACCAAAAACCATGCGTCCAAAAAACGAGTTGGTGCCAgtaacaaccgcatggccctttcagcaatggggcatagacatggtggGCCCTTTCCCAGAAGCTCCGGGGGCAgtcaagttcatcatcgtcgcggtcgattacttcaccaagtgggtggaagcAAAAGCACTTGCGTCAACCACATCGGCAGTCGTTAAACGATTCATctgggaacaaatcatatgccgtTTCGGCCTGCCACTCCGAATCATCACCGACAATGATACAAACTTTGCAGCAGATGatctcgaacgatg GTAA